CGGCTGTGTTCTACGACATGCCGGACGGCACTACGCGCAGCGCGTGCAGTCTCGATTCCGAGTGCTGGCGGGAAGCGCTTGCCAAGGGTGCGGCAGTACGCGCAATCCGCCAGGCAAAGGCGCATTGACAGGTGGTCCGTTTTATCGGGCCTTTTTTCCGTGCCAAAGAAAATTTTAGCGGCTAAAACGCTTGACTCGTGGACAAAGTTTAGCTAAACTTTGTCTTATGGGTGCTGGCTGTCACCAGCTTTTTTTAACTAGGCGCGGAGTCAATGATATGGGTGCAATCCATGAAGAAACGGCTAACCGAAGCCCAGTTCCAGGCGTGCATAAAGGGCTTGGACGTGGGCCAGCAGACCATCGAAATAGCGCGGGGCGTGCTGGTTTTGGGCCAGCCGCAAGCGGCTTTCATCACGTCGCTGGGACTGACCAAAGGGGCAGTCTCGCAGGCCGTGAGCAGGGTGTGGACGGCGTTTTCGTCCAAGAACGTGCCCCAGGGGTACGAGCGGGTTTCGGCAGTGCTGCCGGAGCATCAGGCGTTCATCGTCAAGAAGTGGGCCGAGGACGCGGCGACAAAGAAGAAGGAACCCAAGAAATGAAAACCCTGGTCGTCGCTCAACAGAAAGGCGGAGTCGGGAAGACTTCGAGTGTTGTTCACCTGGCGTTCGACTTCCTGGAGCGTGGCCTTCGCGTTGCCGTGATCGACCTGGACACGCAAGCCAATGCCTCCTTCACCCTGGCGCAGTACAAGATCGAGGCTCGGGCGAGCGGCTTCTTTGGCCCTGTGCCGGCCGATGGCTGGCGAGGTGCAGCCGCGGCCGATGGCGACGGCGCACGCCTGGCCCTGATCGAAGCAGATCCCGAGCTGGCCAATGCCGTTTTTCTGCCGCTGGACAAGGCCAAGCAGAACCTGAAAGCCAACCTCAAGGCGCTGGCCGGCCAAGGGTTCGACGTGTGCCTGATCGACACGGCACCCGGCCTTGGCGTTGCCCTGGTGGCCGCGCTCTACGCAGCCGATTGCGTGCTGTCCCCTATCGAGCTGGAGGCGTACAGCATTCAGGGCATCAAGATGATGCTGACCACGATCATGAACGTCCGCAAGGAGAACGCCGGCCTGCAGTTCCTGGGCATGGTGCCGTCCAAGGTAGACGCGAGGAACCCGCGCCATGTGCGCCACCAGGTCGAGCTACAGGCGGCCTATCCGAAGCTGATGGCGCCGGCCAGCATCGGCCTGCGCAGCAGCATTGCCGACGCCCTGGCGTCCGGGGTGCCCGTCTGGAAGATCAGGAAGACCGCCGCCCGCAAGGCCACGCACGAAGTTCGCGCTTTGGCCGCCTATGTTTTTGAAAAGATGGAGATCGCGCAATGAGCACCGCCGCAAACAAGAAGACCGCCCCCAAGTCGAAGACGCCTGCAAAGGCCGCTCCCGAGGCCGAGGCGAAGCCGCAAGCCGGTGGGCTGGGCCTGGAGGGCATGGGCGACCTGTCGGCGCTCCTGGCCGGCCCTACGGCCGCCGCGAACGGTGGCGGGCCGCTGGACCTGGACATGGGCCTGATTGATGAAGACCCGCACCAGCCGCGCACCGAGGACAACCCCGGTTTCTCCGACGAGAGCCTGGACGAACTGGCCGCCTCGATCCGCCTCCGTGGCGTCAAGACCCCCATTTCCGTGCGCGACAACCCGGATGCGCCTGGTCGCTACCTCATCAACCACGGCGCACGTCGCTTCCGTGGCTCGAAGCGAGCCGACAAGGCCACGATCCCCGGCTTCATCGACAACGACTACAACGAGGCCGACCAGGTGGTGGAGAACCTGCAGCGCAATGAACTGACGGCCCGCGAGATTGCCGATTACATCGGCCGCGAGCTGGCGAAGGGAGTCAAGAAGGGCGAGATTGCCAAGGCCATCAGCAAGTCGCCCGCCTTCGTGACGCAGCATGCCGCGCTGCTGGACTTGCCCGATCCCATTGCCGAGGCGTTCAACTCGGGCCGCGTCAAGGACGTTACCGTGGTCAACGAGCTGGTGACGGCGTTCAAGAAGAAGCCGCAGGAGGTCACGGACTGGCTGGAAGACGAGAACCAGGAAATCACGCGGGGTTCGGTCAAGCTGCTGCGCGAGTTCCTGGACGACAAGCGCAAGCACGAGGATGACGACCGCGATCCGAATACGGTAGACGTACTCACCGGAAAGACGGACGCCGAAGCTGGCGACGGCGAGCAGGGTTCAGGTTCTGACTCCAAGAAGGAAGAGAAGGAGCCCGACCCCGACAAGCTGAAAAAGGCCATCGTCCAGGTGCAGCACAACGAACGCCCCGCCCGGCTGATCCTCAACCGTCGCCCACCGGCCGAGGGCTTCGCCTGGTTGAAGTACGAGGATGACGGCCAGGAGTTTGAAGCCAACTTGAGCAGCGTCACCCTGGTGGCCCTGCTGGAAGGCTAAACAAACCCTGATTCCCCCGCAGGGCCGCGCCCAGGTCAGTCCCACGCCGCACCCCATAAGCCCGCCCGCTCCCGGCGGGCTTTTTTTCGTCCCACAGTTTTAGCCGCTAAAAAAAGTTTAGCTAAACGCTTGACAGGTAAGAATAATAAGAATATTATTCTTCTTATCGTATTACTCAACCCGGAGCCGCGCACCATGGAACTCGCCAAAGACACCCGCGACCGCATCTTTGCCGCCGCTGATTCGCTCTACGAGCAGGCCGGCCGGGCCGCCTTTCCCACGGTCGATGCCGTGCGGAAGGTCGCCCGCGTCAACATGAACGACGCCAGCGCCGGCATGAAGGAATGGCGGCGTGCGCAGACCGCCCAGGCGGCCCCGGTGGCCGTCCAGGTGCCCGAGGCCGTTCAGCAGGCCAGCAGCGCCGCGCTGGCGTCCTTGTGGAAGGAGGCTCAGGAGCTGGCGAACGAGTCCCTTCGGGCTGCGCAAGCGGGCTGGGACGCGGAGCGCATCGAGGCCGAGACGCTGAACAAGCAGATGGCCGATGCCTACGAGTCGCAGGCGGCCGAGCTGGAGGCGGCGCAGGGCCGCATTGCCGAGCTGGAGGCGGCGGCTCTCCAGGCGGCGGAGCTGGCCGAGGCGAGCCGGCAGCAGATCGAGGAAGGGCATACCGCCCTGCTGGGCATGCAGCAGCGGGCCGCCGTGGCCGAGGGCCGGGCCGAAGAAATTGAGCGCCGGGCGGGTGAGCTGCGCGCCGAACTCGATCACGCGCACGCCGAGGCCGAGACTGCCGCCGCCCAGGCCAAGGCCACGGCCGATAGCCTGCGCACCGAACGCGACAAGGTGCAGCAGCGCCAGGAGCTGGCCGAGGCCGAAGGCGTCAAGCTGGCCGACCAACTGCGCCAGGCTCAGGTCCAGGTCGAGGCGTTGCGGAGCGAGCTGGCCGGCGTCAAGGCCCGTGCGGAGTCCCAGGCAGAGGCGCACCAGGAGCAGCGCAAGACGGCCGCCCAGGAAGCGGCGCGCATGGTCGAGCGCTTCACTGGTGCCCAGGCCGAGCGCGACCAGGCGCAGCGGGACGCGGCTGCGGCGCGGGAAGAGGCGGCCGGGCTGCGCGGCCAGCTCGAAGCCTTCAAGGAGCAGCACACGCAACTGATGGCCGCATTCCGAGACTCGGAAAAAGCCGATAAGGCCGTTTCACGTACCAAAAAGGACTGATATTTCGGGGGTTTTGCGCTAAAATGGCATGTTGTTTGGCAGCTACATCCGAGGGGCAAAAATCATGATCGCAGAGCAGGAACAGACCGAGCGCCGCGCCGTGGTGCAAAGCGCCCTTGCGAGCCAGCGCATCGAGGGCTTAGAGCCTGATGCGCAGGCCGTGGCCGACGCCGAGCGCTGGGCGCGTGGCGAGATGACCATCGGTGCCGCCGTGGACCAGTACAAGGCGCGCATGCGGCTAGAAATGGCATGAAATACGCCGGGGATCGCGGCGATCCTTACCTGGACAGCGAAACGGGTGTTCTCCGCAATCTCCTTGGAATCAAGGAACAGGGTGGACTCGATAAAGCCGAATCCACCCTTTCCTTTTTGCGGGCCAGCGAATTGCGCGAGCAGCCCGTTAAAGGCAAATTCGATTTAGCGCACCTGCAGCGAATTCACAAGCGCCTTTTTGGCGACGTGTACGACTGGGCGGGCCAAATCCGCCAGGTCGAAATCTCGAAAGGCAGCACCATGTTTGCCCGGCAGGTTGCGATCCAGAGCGCGGCGCAGCAGCTCTTTGGGCAGCTTGCCAAGGAACAACTCTTGCGCGGCCTCGATGCCGACGAGTTCAGCAAGCGGGCCGGCCACTATCTCGGGGAAATCAACGTGCTTCATCCCTTCCGTGAAGGGAACGGCAGGACGCAGCGTGAGTTCATCGGGCAACTGGCCCAGCAGGCGGGCCACAGGATCGACTGGAGCGGGGTCAGTCAGGCCAGCATGACCCAGGCGTCAATCGAAGCCTACAACGGCGACTCAAGCGGTATGGCTGGCCTTA
The window above is part of the Xanthomonas hyacinthi genome. Proteins encoded here:
- a CDS encoding transcriptional regulator KorA, with the protein product MKKRLTEAQFQACIKGLDVGQQTIEIARGVLVLGQPQAAFITSLGLTKGAVSQAVSRVWTAFSSKNVPQGYERVSAVLPEHQAFIVKKWAEDAATKKKEPKK
- a CDS encoding ParA family protein, with the protein product MKTLVVAQQKGGVGKTSSVVHLAFDFLERGLRVAVIDLDTQANASFTLAQYKIEARASGFFGPVPADGWRGAAAADGDGARLALIEADPELANAVFLPLDKAKQNLKANLKALAGQGFDVCLIDTAPGLGVALVAALYAADCVLSPIELEAYSIQGIKMMLTTIMNVRKENAGLQFLGMVPSKVDARNPRHVRHQVELQAAYPKLMAPASIGLRSSIADALASGVPVWKIRKTAARKATHEVRALAAYVFEKMEIAQ
- a CDS encoding transcriptional repressor gene korB, with the protein product MSTAANKKTAPKSKTPAKAAPEAEAKPQAGGLGLEGMGDLSALLAGPTAAANGGGPLDLDMGLIDEDPHQPRTEDNPGFSDESLDELAASIRLRGVKTPISVRDNPDAPGRYLINHGARRFRGSKRADKATIPGFIDNDYNEADQVVENLQRNELTAREIADYIGRELAKGVKKGEIAKAISKSPAFVTQHAALLDLPDPIAEAFNSGRVKDVTVVNELVTAFKKKPQEVTDWLEDENQEITRGSVKLLREFLDDKRKHEDDDRDPNTVDVLTGKTDAEAGDGEQGSGSDSKKEEKEPDPDKLKKAIVQVQHNERPARLILNRRPPAEGFAWLKYEDDGQEFEANLSSVTLVALLEG
- a CDS encoding DNA-binding protein, translating into MELAKDTRDRIFAAADSLYEQAGRAAFPTVDAVRKVARVNMNDASAGMKEWRRAQTAQAAPVAVQVPEAVQQASSAALASLWKEAQELANESLRAAQAGWDAERIEAETLNKQMADAYESQAAELEAAQGRIAELEAAALQAAELAEASRQQIEEGHTALLGMQQRAAVAEGRAEEIERRAGELRAELDHAHAEAETAAAQAKATADSLRTERDKVQQRQELAEAEGVKLADQLRQAQVQVEALRSELAGVKARAESQAEAHQEQRKTAAQEAARMVERFTGAQAERDQAQRDAAAAREEAAGLRGQLEAFKEQHTQLMAAFRDSEKADKAVSRTKKD
- a CDS encoding antitoxin VbhA family protein: MIAEQEQTERRAVVQSALASQRIEGLEPDAQAVADAERWARGEMTIGAAVDQYKARMRLEMA
- a CDS encoding Fic/DOC family protein, which encodes MKYAGDRGDPYLDSETGVLRNLLGIKEQGGLDKAESTLSFLRASELREQPVKGKFDLAHLQRIHKRLFGDVYDWAGQIRQVEISKGSTMFARQVAIQSAAQQLFGQLAKEQLLRGLDADEFSKRAGHYLGEINVLHPFREGNGRTQREFIGQLAQQAGHRIDWSGVSQASMTQASIEAYNGDSSGMAGLIRAGMPDQIFF